From a region of the Tenggerimyces flavus genome:
- a CDS encoding methyltransferase — protein sequence MIAQRFLTLLVTIALVVPGLCFDRTKRGRAGALLGFIAAAVGIAASREVADDVDGYGFASVDGAFRGMPVDLWLAWAALWGALPVLYRRVLPLPVAMGILLWLDLTALQLLHPLVQLERNWLPAELVSILAIALPAALVGRWTADRRRLGARIALQMAVFAGATLWLLPTIAFEYGDGAWTNLTELPRWAMLAIAQLAFLLSLPALLAVYEFAVRGNGTPYPWDPPDRLVTTGPYAYVGNPMQLSAVALLALLAATTQSLALAAGVGAAIAFGIGVADPHERYYLATTYGKVWRTYDGMVPNWWPRWRPYATGPPATLWLDDNCTACRAIRDFLAERDPQRLVLAPAHLHRPTLWRARYVSGDGHQENGVAAIARGLEHLHLGWAFVGWFLRLPGVRWLAQLVADAMIAAPHAAAVGPAQGGGCPPTPSSGC from the coding sequence ATGATCGCCCAGCGGTTCCTCACCCTCCTGGTCACGATCGCGCTCGTCGTGCCCGGCCTCTGCTTCGACCGCACCAAGCGCGGCCGCGCCGGCGCGCTGCTCGGGTTCATCGCCGCGGCGGTCGGGATCGCTGCCTCGCGCGAGGTCGCGGACGACGTCGACGGGTACGGATTCGCCAGCGTGGACGGGGCATTCCGTGGCATGCCCGTCGACCTCTGGCTGGCCTGGGCCGCGCTCTGGGGTGCACTCCCCGTGCTCTACCGCCGCGTGCTCCCGCTGCCCGTCGCGATGGGAATCCTGCTCTGGCTCGACCTCACCGCACTCCAGCTCCTGCACCCCCTCGTCCAGCTGGAACGGAACTGGCTCCCCGCCGAGCTCGTCTCGATCCTCGCCATCGCGCTGCCCGCGGCGCTGGTTGGTCGCTGGACCGCCGACCGACGCAGACTCGGGGCGAGGATCGCCTTACAGATGGCGGTTTTCGCCGGTGCCACGCTCTGGTTGCTGCCGACGATCGCGTTCGAGTACGGCGACGGCGCCTGGACGAACCTGACCGAGCTCCCACGCTGGGCCATGCTCGCCATCGCGCAGCTGGCGTTCCTGCTCTCGCTGCCCGCACTCCTCGCCGTGTATGAGTTCGCGGTCCGCGGCAACGGCACGCCGTACCCCTGGGACCCGCCCGACAGGCTCGTCACCACCGGCCCGTACGCGTACGTCGGCAACCCCATGCAGCTCAGCGCTGTCGCGCTGCTGGCCCTGCTCGCCGCGACGACGCAGAGCCTCGCTCTCGCTGCCGGCGTGGGGGCCGCGATCGCGTTCGGCATCGGCGTCGCGGACCCGCACGAGCGCTACTACCTCGCGACGACGTACGGCAAGGTCTGGCGCACCTACGACGGCATGGTCCCCAACTGGTGGCCGCGCTGGCGCCCGTATGCGACCGGGCCGCCCGCCACGCTGTGGCTCGACGACAACTGCACGGCCTGCCGGGCCATCCGCGACTTCCTCGCCGAACGCGACCCGCAGCGACTCGTCCTCGCGCCGGCGCACCTGCACCGGCCGACGCTCTGGCGAGCGCGCTACGTCAGCGGGGACGGTCACCAAGAGAACGGAGTGGCCGCGATCGCAAGGGGCCTCGAGCATCTCCACCTCGGCTGGGCGTTCGTCGGCTGGTTCCTCCGACTGCCCGGCGTCAGGTGGCTGGCCCAGCTCGTGGCCGATGCGATGATTGCCGCACCCCACGCCGCGGCCGTGGGCCCAGCACAGGGAGGCGGATGTCCACCGACACCAAGCAGCGGTTGCTAG
- a CDS encoding TetR/AcrR family transcriptional regulator gives MSTDTKQRLLDGAIEAIRTHGIAGVSARTIAAAAGANQALVFYHYGSVDQLLAAACTVNAAERVERYAERFEAVGSLRELLELGRHIHAEERERGNVAVLGQLLAGAQIDPKLGPAVAGALQLWIDQIEPVLARLLRGTPFAEVADVPGLARAVSAAFIGLELFEAVDEAGARHALDALEQLAVLVEVVDDLGPVARRALRSKVHRARRKAR, from the coding sequence ATGTCCACCGACACCAAGCAGCGGTTGCTAGACGGGGCGATCGAGGCGATCCGCACCCACGGCATCGCGGGCGTGTCCGCGCGGACGATCGCCGCTGCCGCCGGGGCCAACCAGGCGCTGGTGTTCTACCACTACGGCAGCGTCGACCAGCTGCTCGCGGCGGCGTGCACGGTGAACGCCGCCGAGCGGGTCGAAAGGTACGCCGAGCGCTTCGAGGCTGTCGGATCGCTGCGCGAACTGCTCGAGCTCGGCCGCCACATCCACGCCGAGGAACGCGAACGCGGCAACGTCGCGGTGCTCGGCCAGCTCCTCGCGGGCGCGCAGATCGATCCGAAGCTCGGGCCGGCCGTCGCCGGGGCGCTGCAGCTGTGGATCGACCAGATCGAGCCGGTGCTGGCGCGGCTGCTGCGCGGCACCCCGTTCGCCGAGGTCGCCGACGTCCCCGGCCTGGCCCGCGCGGTGTCGGCGGCGTTCATCGGGCTGGAGCTGTTCGAAGCGGTGGACGAGGCCGGCGCGCGGCACGCGCTGGACGCGCTGGAGCAGCTCGCGGTACTGGTCGAGGTGGTCGACGACCTCGGACCGGTGGCGCGGCGCGCGCTGCGGTCCAAGGTCCACCGAGCCCGCAGGAAGGCGCGCTAG
- a CDS encoding sensor histidine kinase: protein MTELAGARRAILAVVGVLWLSAVAVPVVAVANEPSPLWQALGAAGLVLLTATFGATLYAVATPTIPSRQRRLFTIGFAVAAALSIVLVAPVGADDRYTWAWIGGATAGFVPLLLDGVGRWIVAGAVVATAVLVGALTGGEPLVHGVIALSIAGTITVAVVLPFWLWDLLVSARAGREAQALLAVSEERLRFARDVHDLLGHRLAVIALKAELASRLASTDPERAAREAAEAQHLAATALGEVREAVHGYSEVDLDDQLTAVEGVLRDAGVRCTVERSDVSLSTEAATQLALALREGCTNVLRHSTAGWCTISLSTDDAEVRMTVANDGAASAAADRLSFGLRGIAERLATVGGTLRTDRTGDVFTLAITVPTAS, encoded by the coding sequence GTGACAGAGCTCGCCGGGGCGCGCCGCGCCATCCTCGCGGTGGTTGGCGTGCTGTGGTTGAGCGCCGTCGCCGTCCCGGTCGTCGCGGTCGCGAACGAGCCAAGCCCGCTCTGGCAAGCGCTCGGCGCGGCTGGCCTCGTCCTGCTGACCGCGACGTTCGGCGCCACGTTGTACGCGGTCGCCACCCCCACGATCCCCAGCAGGCAGCGCCGCCTCTTCACCATCGGCTTCGCGGTGGCGGCGGCGCTCTCGATCGTCCTCGTCGCACCCGTCGGCGCCGACGACCGGTACACCTGGGCCTGGATCGGCGGCGCCACCGCGGGCTTCGTTCCCCTGCTGCTGGACGGCGTCGGCCGGTGGATTGTCGCCGGCGCCGTCGTTGCGACCGCCGTCCTGGTCGGCGCGCTGACCGGCGGCGAGCCGCTCGTACACGGGGTGATCGCGCTGTCCATCGCCGGCACGATCACGGTCGCCGTCGTGCTGCCGTTCTGGCTGTGGGACCTGCTCGTCTCCGCGCGCGCCGGCCGCGAAGCCCAGGCGCTGCTCGCGGTGAGCGAGGAACGGCTCCGGTTCGCGCGCGACGTCCACGATCTGCTCGGCCACCGGCTCGCGGTGATCGCGCTCAAGGCCGAGCTGGCCTCCCGACTCGCAAGCACCGATCCGGAACGGGCGGCGCGCGAGGCCGCCGAGGCCCAGCACCTCGCGGCGACCGCGCTCGGCGAGGTCCGCGAGGCAGTCCATGGCTACAGCGAAGTCGACCTCGACGACCAGCTGACAGCGGTCGAGGGTGTCCTGCGAGACGCCGGAGTCCGTTGCACGGTTGAACGTTCCGACGTCTCGCTCTCGACCGAGGCGGCGACCCAGCTGGCGCTCGCGTTGCGAGAGGGCTGCACGAACGTGCTGCGGCACAGCACCGCTGGATGGTGCACGATCTCCCTGAGCACCGACGACGCGGAGGTACGGATGACGGTCGCGAACGACGGCGCGGCTTCGGCGGCCGCGGACCGGCTGAGCTTCGGCCTGCGCGGCATCGCCGAACGCCTGGCCACCGTCGGCGGAACGCTGCGCACGGACCGTACGGGCGACGTGTTCACGCTCGCGATCACCGTACCCACAGCCTCATGA
- a CDS encoding response regulator transcription factor, which produces MIRVLLADDEELIRTALAALLGLEPDLEVVAQASDGRAAVEEARAHRPDVAVVDLQMPVLDGLEVTAELASVLPDCKVVILTGRGRPPHLQRALEAGAKGFVPKGSPGGTLADVIRRVQAGSRYVDPALAADALTAPPCPLTQRELEVLRLAEFDTPVSAIARRTSLSQGTVRNHLSAIVSKLGVASRAEAFRMANENGWL; this is translated from the coding sequence ATGATCCGCGTCCTGCTCGCCGACGACGAGGAGTTGATCCGTACCGCCCTCGCCGCGCTGCTCGGGCTCGAGCCCGACCTCGAAGTCGTGGCACAGGCGTCCGACGGACGAGCGGCGGTCGAGGAAGCGCGGGCGCACCGGCCGGACGTAGCGGTCGTCGACCTGCAGATGCCCGTCCTCGACGGGCTCGAGGTCACCGCCGAGCTCGCCTCGGTCCTGCCGGACTGCAAGGTCGTGATCCTGACCGGGCGCGGCCGGCCGCCGCATCTGCAACGAGCGTTGGAAGCTGGGGCCAAAGGGTTCGTTCCGAAGGGCTCGCCCGGCGGCACGCTGGCCGACGTGATCCGGCGCGTGCAGGCGGGGAGCCGGTACGTCGACCCCGCGCTCGCCGCCGACGCGCTGACCGCGCCGCCGTGCCCGCTGACGCAACGGGAGCTGGAGGTGTTGCGGCTCGCCGAGTTCGACACCCCGGTGTCGGCGATCGCTCGGCGCACGTCGTTGTCACAAGGCACCGTCCGCAACCATCTCTCCGCCATCGTCTCGAAGCTCGGCGTGGCCAGCCGCGCCGAGGCGTTCCGGATGGCGAACGAGAACGGCTGGCTCTAG
- a CDS encoding PadR family transcriptional regulator produces MIRSRRPSPQTVAIVLALAETPASWQHGYELCKRLDIKAGSMYPILMRLADRGLLETKWEDEAPVGRPHRHLYRLSGPGRALATELAATPAEDARTRLVPQPGGGSA; encoded by the coding sequence GTGATCCGCTCTCGACGACCCTCGCCGCAAACCGTGGCGATCGTGCTCGCGCTGGCTGAGACGCCGGCCAGCTGGCAGCACGGGTATGAGCTGTGCAAGCGCCTCGACATCAAGGCCGGGTCGATGTACCCGATCCTCATGCGCCTCGCCGACCGCGGGCTGCTCGAGACGAAGTGGGAGGACGAGGCGCCGGTCGGGCGGCCGCATCGGCACCTCTACCGGCTCAGCGGACCCGGCCGCGCGCTCGCGACCGAGCTCGCGGCGACACCCGCCGAGGACGCCCGCACTCGGCTGGTCCCGCAACCAGGAGGCGGGTCGGCATGA